Proteins encoded within one genomic window of Candidatus Methylacidiphilales bacterium:
- a CDS encoding GDYXXLXY domain-containing protein — MRTRLLYTLLAVQMLGLVALYAWHQAGLGYPSVMLKTLPVDPRDPLRGDYIILNYEISRVPEDFNHQEHEGREVFVILKDVGGFAAVERVQLWDPGYGERFIKGRVKGTRIEYDLEKFFVPEGKGNPPLPITVEVSLRGDGHAQIKRLFSQGKPWP, encoded by the coding sequence ATGAGAACAAGACTGTTGTATACGTTATTGGCCGTGCAGATGCTGGGATTGGTGGCGCTCTATGCCTGGCATCAGGCGGGTTTGGGCTATCCCAGTGTCATGTTGAAGACCCTGCCGGTGGATCCCCGCGATCCGCTCCGTGGAGACTACATCATTTTGAACTACGAGATCAGTCGGGTGCCGGAAGATTTCAACCACCAAGAACACGAAGGGCGCGAAGTCTTTGTGATACTCAAGGACGTAGGGGGATTTGCGGCAGTCGAGCGGGTGCAGCTGTGGGACCCGGGTTATGGGGAACGTTTCATCAAGGGCCGGGTGAAAGGAACCCGGATCGAGTACGACCTGGAAAAATTCTTCGTCCCCGAAGGCAAGGGCAATCCGCCGTTGCCGATCACGGTGGAGGTGTCTTTGCGGGGCGACGGGCATGCGCAGATCAAGCGTCTCTTCTCCCAAGGAAAGCCGTGGCCGTAA
- a CDS encoding methyltransferase domain-containing protein, giving the protein MCGLDSTQTASREQFDRQSAAYGAGHILSQTSDLESALPHLGLRAGMKAIDVATGAGHTAVFFAHQGLVVTAADIAPGMLVQTRTLAADAGVALETREHPAESLPYADGEFDLLTCRIAAHHFSCPATFCMETARVLKPGGKLLLIDGTVEDGHPVAEAWIHEIEKLRDPSHGRFITPQKWIHLCGHVGLKVTHSEIQPMKQPDLEWYFTTANTSPENRRLVRERIRTAPAEARELFHLDENDQGKTTWWWQRLVIVAVKL; this is encoded by the coding sequence ATGTGCGGATTGGATTCCACCCAAACGGCCTCACGTGAACAGTTCGACCGTCAGAGTGCCGCTTATGGCGCCGGGCATATCCTCAGTCAAACCAGCGATTTGGAATCGGCCCTACCCCATCTCGGCCTGCGGGCCGGCATGAAGGCGATCGATGTGGCCACCGGGGCCGGGCACACGGCCGTCTTCTTCGCCCACCAAGGCCTTGTCGTCACCGCGGCCGATATCGCCCCGGGGATGCTGGTGCAGACCCGGACCCTGGCGGCCGATGCCGGGGTGGCGCTGGAAACCCGGGAACATCCCGCCGAGTCCCTGCCTTATGCCGACGGAGAATTCGATCTCCTCACCTGTCGCATCGCTGCCCACCACTTTTCCTGCCCCGCCACGTTCTGCATGGAGACCGCCCGGGTCTTGAAGCCGGGCGGAAAGCTTCTCCTCATCGATGGCACGGTCGAAGACGGACACCCCGTGGCCGAGGCGTGGATTCACGAAATTGAAAAGCTCCGCGACCCCTCCCATGGCCGGTTCATCACCCCGCAGAAATGGATCCATCTCTGTGGCCACGTCGGCCTGAAGGTGACGCACTCCGAAATCCAGCCCATGAAACAACCCGATCTGGAATGGTATTTCACCACCGCCAATACCAGTCCGGAAAACCGCAGGTTGGTTCGTGAACGCATCCGCACCGCTCCGGCGGAAGCCCGGGAGCTGTTCCACCTTGACGAAAATGACCAGGGAAAAACCACCTGGTGGTGGCAGCGGCTCGTAATAGTGGCGGTCAAATTGTAA
- a CDS encoding rhodanese-like domain-containing protein, translating into MKTVLSLLCLTVLAVFTVQAGENAVKEISHADLQKAISDGKVLLIDVNGSESYKQGHIPGAIDFQSKKDDLAKHLPKDKGALVVAYCGNEHCGAYMRGAKAALDLGYTNVAHYKPGIAGWIASKGEIEKPKS; encoded by the coding sequence ATGAAAACCGTCCTCTCCCTCCTCTGTCTCACCGTCCTGGCCGTGTTCACCGTCCAGGCCGGGGAAAACGCCGTCAAAGAAATCAGCCACGCCGATCTGCAGAAAGCCATCAGCGATGGCAAGGTTCTCCTGATCGACGTCAATGGCTCCGAAAGTTACAAGCAGGGCCACATCCCCGGTGCCATCGATTTCCAATCGAAGAAGGATGATCTGGCCAAACACCTGCCCAAGGACAAAGGCGCCCTGGTGGTGGCTTATTGCGGCAACGAGCACTGCGGCGCATACATGCGCGGGGCCAAAGCCGCACTCGATCTGGGTTACACCAATGTGGCCCACTACAAGCCCGGCATCGCCGGATGGATCGCCAGCAAAGGTGAGATCGAGAAACCGAAATCCTGA
- a CDS encoding cupin domain-containing protein, translating to MSSPHAAASLIVHPPGIGKTWSAAGDRYTILADADQTAGAYCLLEATVPPGGGPPPHFHTREEETFYVLEGEITFTAGDRTIVAKPGSFLQIPRGTLHSFKNLSGKSARMLIHCLPAGFDRFLAEVGTELPSAVADPIPPGSADFERLLAVAPNYGIVIKPPDHGA from the coding sequence ATGAGCTCCCCGCATGCGGCCGCCAGCCTGATCGTACACCCACCGGGCATCGGTAAAACATGGTCGGCGGCGGGAGACCGATACACCATTTTGGCCGACGCAGATCAGACAGCCGGGGCCTATTGCCTGTTGGAAGCCACCGTTCCCCCCGGAGGTGGGCCCCCGCCCCATTTCCACACCCGCGAGGAGGAGACCTTCTACGTGTTGGAGGGCGAGATCACATTCACTGCTGGCGACCGCACCATCGTGGCTAAGCCCGGCTCCTTTTTGCAGATCCCCCGCGGAACGCTGCACAGCTTCAAGAATCTTTCGGGAAAATCGGCCCGGATGCTGATCCACTGCCTTCCCGCCGGGTTCGACCGTTTCCTGGCGGAAGTGGGCACCGAATTGCCCTCGGCCGTGGCCGATCCCATCCCCCCGGGCAGTGCTGACTTCGAACGCTTGTTGGCGGTGGCCCCGAACTACGGGATCGTCATCAAGCCACCGGACCACGGGGCGTAA